From a single Pelodiscus sinensis isolate JC-2024 chromosome 4, ASM4963464v1, whole genome shotgun sequence genomic region:
- the LOC142829239 gene encoding uncharacterized protein LOC142829239 translates to MAARGGQPPSPGAEEEAPRGRKRRAPSWTPRELEALLDLWEEEEGLHDLQSRRRNAELYTRMARNLAQQGHPSRNCEQVRSKVKELRLGYVRATEGRGAGPDACPYFERLNSFLGEPAPQGPAVPVDTCQHPPIIRPTEPEEEDESGGASGEEASVATQQAPSSSSSVAGEEPTAGPSTRPATPAAAAPPAAQARRTRLRHWDQLLRRHVTAVEGIQTSIAERVQGDQEWRQEGWAAFLEECREMRATMGTLTAHLIHAIHYGMAGPHAPAIPPGAQPMPPPIPAPLPAPAPLPAPAHAPDPDPDPAHAPDPDPAHGPAPDPEDRAPTRAPTRGHLSVQAAPTRSA, encoded by the exons atggcagctcgaggtggtcagccaccgtcacccggggcagaggaggaagcccccaggggccggaagcgcagggccccatcctggacccccagggagctggaggccctcctggacctgtgggaggaggaggagggtctccatgacctccagTCCCGCCGCCGGAATGCTGAGCTGTACACCCGGATGGCCCGGAACCTCGCCCAGCAAgggcaccccagccgcaactgcgagcaggtccgCTCGAAGGTTAAGgagttgcggctggggtacgtgcgggccacggaggggaggggagcagggcctgatgcctgcccctattttgagcggctgaactcatttttgggcgagccagccccgcaaggcccagctgtccccgttgacacctgccagcaccccccgatCATTCGTCCCACCGAACCGGAGGAGGAAGACGAGAGCGGCGGCGcttcgggagaggaggccagcgttgccacccagcaggccccctccagcagctcctctgtggccggggaggaacccactg cgggacccagcaccagaccagcgactccagcagcagcggcacccccagctgcccaagcccggaggaccaggctccgacactgggaccagctgcttcggcgtcatgtcaccgcggtggaggggatccagacctccattgcggagcgtgtgcagggggaccaggagtggcggcaggagggatgggctgcgttcctggaggaatgccgcgagatgcgtgccacaatgggcaccctgacggcacatttaatacatgccatccactatggcatggccggaccgcatgcccccgccatccctccgggagcacagcccatgccccctcctatccctgctcctctcccagctcctgctcctctccctgctcctgctcatgctcctgaccctgaccctgaccctgctcatgctcctgaccctgaccctgctcatggtcctgctcctgaccctgaagaccgtgctcctactcgtgctcctactcgtgggcacctcagcgtgcaggctgccccaacgcggtctgcctag